TACTAAAAGGTACAAAAGAATGCTGGAAATCGAAAAGCAAGTCCAAACAACGATTAAGCGTATCATCGACAAAAGATTGAGGGCAATGGAAGCAGGGGAGACTAGTAAAAATGACTTATTAGGCATATTACTTGAATCCAATATGAAAGAAATTGAACAACACGGAAGCAAAGATTTCGGAATGACAACAAATGAAGTCATTGATGAATGCAAGTTTTTCTATTTTGCTGGACAAGAGACCACTGCAGTGTTGCTCGTCTGGACAATGATTTTGTTGTGCCTACATCCAGAGTGGCAAGCACGTGCCAGAGAGGAAGCTTTGCAGGTCTTCGGAAATGAAAAACCAAATTTGGAAGGACTAAGTCGCCTCAAAATTGTAAGTACTTTCCACAAGTTTGTTATGTATGACAACTTAAAATAGCCCAAGATCACTGCATAGATCAACTTTCAAAGATGAACAACACTGtaaaatcaagataaaataaGTAGCTG
The window above is part of the Solanum stenotomum isolate F172 unplaced genomic scaffold, ASM1918654v1 scaffold25751, whole genome shotgun sequence genome. Proteins encoded here:
- the LOC125851438 gene encoding cytochrome P450 CYP72A219-like, with product MLEIEKQVQTTIKRIIDKRLRAMEAGETSKNDLLGILLESNMKEIEQHGSKDFGMTTNEVIDECKFFYFAGQETTAVLLVWTMILLCLHPEWQARAREEALQVFGNEKPNLEGLSRLKIVSTFH